Proteins from a single region of Palaemon carinicauda isolate YSFRI2023 chromosome 1, ASM3689809v2, whole genome shotgun sequence:
- the LOC137649298 gene encoding nuclear RNA export factor 1-like, whose translation MGRKSKRKNKDRQQRLDNMFPHEDMNMDDNSDVIKRGAKEQSKLSKKERKKKLRQMMNMCDKRNKSDGNWLGWHKISIKGDSPLEKDFILSSICNIVDVQFNPLGFCRIDNSSIFYLQNNEPAASAIAGLDKRLQGPDGCRLKIVSNKSEGPDLVLNSHQLLILQQCLSQRYKSDASLLDLSDLHNDSLLKERDILTPLQTPMIMKQVLKLIKENIPDLRALSLSNNGLRRSHIQSLQVLQSGCSQLAALNLEHNNISDLKFLNMIKVFPLTELNLQFNPIVETFKDRPLAYIKEVRSRLGSLKVLDSIDIETYLAENDKPTPYKVNINFSKNEKIMCSSSSSNSEFEVTDSTVRVFLDQYYSLIDTAERVNLVVAYTPDAVLEVKSNLELVHNGVFLGHDRIREALLMIPATQHHHSSFSLHVQPLGPKTTRAEITGHCQVAGVSTSVAFLRIMNIVPYNVGFCCSQDKWELKMTVT comes from the coding sequence ATGGGGCGAAAATCAAAACGTAAGAATAAGGACCGTCAGCAGAGGTTGGATAACATGTTTCCCCATGAAGACATGAATATGGATGATAACAGTGATGTAATAAAGAGGGGGGCCAAAGAACAATCCAAGTTGAGTAAAAAGGAACGAAAGAAGAAATTACGTCAGATGATGAACATGTGTGACAAACGTAACAAAAGTGATGGAAATTGGCTTGGTTGGCATAAGATTTCAATAAAAGGAGATAGTCCATTAGAAAAAGACTTTATCTTGTCAAGTATTTGTAACATTGTAGATGTGCAGTTCAATCCCTTGGGATTTTGTCGCATAGACAACAGTAGTATTTTTTACTTGCAAAATAATGAACCAGCAGCTTCAGCAATTGCTGGGCTCGACAAAAGATTGCAGGGTCCTGATGGCTGTCGGCTAAAGATTGTTTCTAATAAGTCTGAAGGGCCTGACTTGGTACTTAATTCTCACCAGTTACTGATATTACAGCAGTGCTTATCTCAGCGGTACAAAAGTGATGCCTCTCTGCTTGACCTTTCTGACTTACACAATGACTCTTTGTTGAAGGAGAGAGACATTCTGACCCCTCTTCAAACACCAATGATCATGAAACAAGTATTGAAATTAATAAAGGAAAATATCCCAGACCTACGAGCTCTCAGTCTAAGTAACAATGGCCTTCGCAGGAGTCACATACAGTCTTTGCAAGTATTACAAAGTGGATGTTCACAGTTGGCAGCATTGAATTTGGAGCACAATAACATATCTGATTTGAAATTCTTAAACATGATAAAAGTGTTTCCTCTTACAGAATTGAATTTACAGTTCAACCCAATTGTTGAAACATTTAAAGACAGACCTTTGGCATATATCAAAGAAGTCAGATCTCGTCTGGGCAGCCTCAAGGTTTTGGACAGTATTGACATTGAAACTTATCTAGCTGAAAATGATAAACCTACACCATACAAAGTAAACATCAACTTCTccaaaaatgagaaaattatgtGCAGCTCATCAAGCAGTAATAGTGAGTTTGAAGTCACTGATTCAACTGTGCGAGTATTTTTGGATCAGTATTACAGCCTTATAGACACTGCAGAACGTGTTAATTTGGTTGTGGCTTACACTCCTGATGCTGTGTTAGAGGTAAAATCAAATTTAGAACTTGTACACAATGGTGTGTTTCTTGGCCATGACAGAATTAGAGAAGCCTTGCTCATGATTCCTGCCACCCAACATCACCACAGTTCATTTTCTCTCCATGTTCAGCCATTGGGTCCCAAGACCACACGAGCTGAAATTACAGGCCATTGCCAGGTGGCTGGAGTGAGTACCTCTGTTGCATTTTTGAGAATTATGAACATAGTGCCCTACAATGTAGGATTTTGTTGTTCCCAGGACAAATGGGAATTGAAAATGACTGTGACGTAG